The window ACTAAAAATTTTACAAATCAAAGAAGGAGTTTCTTTAAAAGAGAATTGATACTCTCAGAGATTAAAGAAGCTGTTAATAAATTTAACAACGAGATTGATTACATTACTTTTGTTGGAGAGGGAGAACCTCTTTTATCTAAGGATATAGGATACTTGATACAGAAGGTAAGAGAATTTACCGAGATAAAGACTGCCCTTATAACGAATG of the Caldisericia bacterium genome contains:
- a CDS encoding radical SAM protein; protein product: MKKNFKFIYGPVPSRRFGRSLGVNPIPLKTCNYSCVYCQLGRTKNFTNQRRSFFKRELILSEIKEAVNKFNNEIDYITFVGEGEPLLSKDIGYLIQKVREFTEIKTALITN